The Starkeya sp. ORNL1 DNA window CAGGTCGGTGCGCTCACCGCGCGGCTCGGCAGCCCGGATTTCTGCGGCGCTGCCGATCTCGCCACCGATGCCGACGGCTCGCTGATCGCCGTTCGCCTCGGCGAGGAGCGCGCCATTCTCGCGGTGCGCCAGCAGCTCAGGCCCGACGCGGCGGAAACCGTGGAGCGCCTGCGCGCCGCCGGCGCGGGCCTGTCCATACTCTCCGGCGACCGCGACGCAGCGGTGGCCCCGGTCGCCGCGGCGCTCGGCATCGGCAGCTGGCGCGGCGGCGCGCGGCCGGCCGAGAAGATCGCCGTGCTCGACATGCTGAGGGCCACGGGTCACCAGGCGCTGATGGTCGGCGACGGGTTGAACGACGCGCCCTCGCTCGCCAGCGCCTATGTCTCGATGTCGCCGATCACCGCCGCGGACGTCACCCAGGCGCAGGCCGATGCGGTGTTCCTGGGCGCCAGGCTGGCGCCGGTCGCCGACGCCGTCGCCGTTGCGCGGCGGGCGAGACTGTTGATGCGGCAGAACCTGCTGATTGCCGTCATCTACAATCTGTTTGCCGTGCCGCTGGCCGTCGCCGGGCTGGTGACGCCGCTGATCGCCGCGCTCGCCATGTCCGGCTCGTCCGCCATCGTCACGCTGAACGCGCTGCGCGCGAATGCGGGAAAGGATGCACCATGAACGTCATCCTCTATCTCCTGCCGATGGCGCTCGGGCTCGGCCTCACCGGTCTCGTCGCCTTCCTCTGGTCGCTGCGCACCGGCCAGTATGACGACATGGAGGGCGCCGCCGTGCGTGTCCTCGAAGACGATGATGTGAGGCGGTGATGCCTCCCTTCGCTGGACCGGCCCGTGCCGGGCATCTCGGCTGCGCCTGCCCCGAAGACGGCGGGCTGCGGCTGCGCAAGGCGCTCCCCGAGGGCACGCTGCTCGCAGGCTTCGCGCTCGTGGTGCTGGCGCAGGCGCTCACCCTCGGCGTGCTGCCGCTCGCCGGCGCCATGATCGCGCCGCGCGCCGCACTCGCCGGCTGGCCGATGGCGGCGTTCTTGCTCGGCGCCGCGGCCGCAAGCTTCCCGGCCAGCCTGCTGCTCGACGCCTTCGGCCGCCGCGCCGCCTTCGCCATCGGGGCCGGGCTCGGCGTCGCCGGCGGGCTGGCGATCGCGCACGCCATCCTCGCGCAGGTTTTTCCGCTGCTGCTCATCGGCGCGATGTGGCTCGGCGCCGCGCAGGGCTTCGGCATGTTCTACCGCCACGCCGCGGCTCTCGGTGCCGCCCATGGCCGCTCGGCAGCGGCGATTGGCCGGCTGCTCGCGGCCGGCGCCATCGCCGGCCTTCTCGGTCCCGTCCTCGCCCAGGGCGCCGAGCAGCTGTTCCTGCCCTATACGCTGGTCGGCACCGCACTGGTCGCGACAATCGCGCAGCTCGGCGTGCTTGCCGCCGCCGTGCTGCTGCCGGCCGCAAGCGCGGTGGTGACCGACGATAGCGCCGAGCCGGCGCCGGCCATGAGGCTGCGGGATCTCGCGCTTCCGACCCTGATCGGCGCCCTCGCATGGGCGGCGATGGCCTCCTCCATGGTCGCCGCGCCGCTGGGGTTGGCGACCTGCGGCGTTGCGGTCGGCAGCATCAGCGGCATCGTCGCCTGGCATGTCGTCGCGATGTACGCGCCGGCGCTCGCGGCCGGCATGCTGGCCGAGCGCCTGGGTGTCGTCCGCCTCGCCCTGGCGGGTGCGGGTATCGCGGTCGCGGCCGCCGTGGCGGCGCACGCGTCGAGCGGAATAGTCCCGCTGACCGCGGCCTTTCTCGCCGTCGGCGTGGGCTGGTCGGTGGCGACCTCGGCGACGACGGCCTGGCTCCACCGCGCGGCCACCCCGGCCCGCGCCCATCTGGGGTTCCATGACGGCCTGTTGCTGCTCGGCGCAACGGCCGGAGCGTTGCTGGCGAACGCAATTTAGCCGTATCACTGCCGTGCGTTGATCGGGCGCAATTCCCGACATCCATCGGTCATCGATCTGTCGTATCCGCACCGGATCTGCTCGCACGGCCAGCTGGAGGCGCTCCTTGTGCCGCGATTGACAGCCAGGAACCTGACCAAGACCTTCAATGGCCTTCCTGCCGTCGACCAGGTGAGCTTTGCCATTCCCGACGGAGCGTTCCTGGCGCTGCTTGGCCCCTCCGGATGCGGCAAGACCACGCTGCTGCGCATCATTGCCGGGCTCGAGCAGCCCGACCATGGCGAGCTTTTCTTCGACGATATGGCCGTCGTCGGCCCCGGTGGCATGCTGCCGCCGGAAGCCCGCAAGCTCGGCATGGTGTTCCAGTCCTATGCGCTGTGGCCGAACATGACGGTGCGCGGCAATATCGAATTCGGGCTGCGGGCCCAGAAGCACCCGCCGGAGGAACGGCGGCGTCGGATCGCGGAGGTGCTGGAGGTGGTCGGCCTGAACGGCTTCGAGCTCCGTCGCCCGCACGAGCTTTCCGGCGGACAGCGCCAGCGGGTGGCGCTCGCCCGTTCGCTGGCCATGCGTCCGCGGCTGATCCTGCTCGACGAGCCGCTCGCCAATCTCGATGCGCATCTGCGCGAGGCGATGCTTGCCGAGTTCCGCCGCATCCACTCCGTCACCGGGGCGACCTTCATTTTCGTCACCCACGACCAGGAAGAAGCGATGGCCGTTGCCACCCATTTGGCGGTGATGAATCGCGGCGGGCTCGAGCAGGTCGGCACGCCGGAGGAACTTTACCTGCGCCCCGCGACCGAAATGGTGGCGCGGTTCATCGGCAAGGGCCGTACGCTGCCCGTCGAGGTTCTGGCGTCGGAAGCCGAGCTTTGCACCATCGGCCTGGCCGGCGCGGAGTTGAAGGTGCCGGGCCAGGCGCCTGTCGGGCCGGGCTGGTTGTGCCTGCACGCCCCCGACCTGAGGGCTGTGGCGGAGGACGGCCATCTGCGCTGCCAGGTGGTGAACCAGATCTTCCAGAACGGGTGCTATGCGAGCCAGCTCATGCCGCTCGGCATCGACACCGACACGATCAGCCTGCCGCTGCCCGGGCGCCTGCCGCAAGGGGCCGATGTCGAGATCACGATATCCGGCGGCTGGGTGATCCCGCGGCAAGCCTCGGCTTCCCTCGTCGGTGGATATGAATTCGCCTGAGATGCGCATGACGGGAAGCGTCACCGCATCGTAATAGAACTGTGCTCGATGCATCGCACGTCGCCACTATCGACGGCGCCCCGAGCGTCCATACGCAGGAGATCAGCGGTCATGTTGTTTCGTCGCGCCATTCTCTCCGCAGCGTTTCTCGCAGGCGCCATCCTTGCCGCCAATGCCGAGACGATCACCGTCTACACGTCGCAGCCGCAGGACCAGATGGCTGCCGTGATCGCGGCATTCAACAAGGACTATCCGGATATCAAGGTCGAGCTGTTCCGTTCCGGCACGACCGAGGTGATGGCCAAGCTCCAGGCCGAGCAGGTCGCCGGCAAGAGCCCCGCCGACGTGGTGCTGATCGCCGATACCGTCGCCATGACGCAGCTCAAGAATGACGGCCGGCTCTACGCGCTGAACGACCTGCCGACGGAGGGCATCGCGCCGGAGGTCATCGACAAGGACAAGACCTATTTCGGCACCAAGCTGATCACCACCGGCATCGTCTACAACACCAATCTGGTGAAGACGCCGCCCCGGTCGTGGAACGACCTGCTCGTGCCGGACGTCGCCAAGCGCCTCATCATGCCGAGCCCGCTCTATTCGGGCGCGGCGGTGATCCATCTCGGTACCATGCTCCAGCAGCCGGAGTTCGGCTGGACCTATTTCAAGACGCTCGCCGACAACGGCGCCGTCGCCGGCCAGGGCAACGGCACGGTGATCGAGGCGGTCGCCCGCGGCGAGAAGGCCTACGGCATCATCATCGAATACATGGCACTGAACGCCAAGGCGAAGGGCTCGCCGGTCGATTTCGTGTTTCCCAAGGAAGGCGTGAGCACCATCACCCAGCCGGTGGCGATCCTGAAGGGCACCGACGCGCTCGAAGCCGCCAAGACCTTCGTGAAATGGCAACTCTCCCGGACCGCGCAGGAACAGGCCGCCAGCCAGGGCTATTTCCCGGTCCTCGAGGGTGTCGCGCCGCCGGCCGGCTACCCCAAGCCGAGTACCCTCAAGGTTTTGCCGGCGGACAGCAACGCGATGCTGCGCGACGACAAGAAGAACAAGGAAACCTTCGCCGACCTCTATGGCGGCTGAGGCACCAGGCGTCCCCATCACGCCGGCGAACCGTCTCTGGACCGGCGAGCGGCTGCTGGTCGCTCTCGTCCTTGCCTATGTGCTCTTCACCACGTTCTGGCCGCTGGCACGGCTGTTTTCCGCCGGGCTGCAATCCGGCGAGGACGGGGCTTTCCTCGGCGTGATGCGCGAGACGCTGGCGAACCGGGCGACCGGCCGCGCCTTGTGGAACTCGCTCATCACCTCCGGCCTTTCCGCGCTGATTTCGGCGGTCCTCGGGGTCGCGCTCGCACTCGCCCTCAGCCTGCTCAGGCTGCGCACCCAGGCGGTGCTGGTGTTCCTGATCCTGACGCCGCTGATCGTGCCCTCGCAGACCATGGCGCTGGCGTGGATCGAGCTTTTCGGCTCCGGTTCGCCGGTTCTCGGCCCGCTCGGGCTGGCGCCCGCGCCGGGCACGGCCAATCCGCTCTATTCGGCCGGCGGTATCGCGCTGGTGATGGGCGTGGAGCACATGCCGCTGGTCTTCATCGCGACGCGCGCCGCCTTGCGCTCGGTACCGGCCGACCTGGTCGAGGCAGCGCGCATCCTCGGCATTCCCAACCGCCGGATCGGCACCGGCATCATCCTGCCGATCGCGCTGCCGTCGGTGCTGGCGGGCTCGCTGCTCGCCTTCACGGCGGCGATCGGCAATTTCGGCGTGCCCGCCCTGCTGGGCATTCCCGGCCGGGTGTCGGTGCTGACCACTCTGATCTACCAGCGGCTCAACGGCTTCGGCGCTTCCGCGGCCGGACAGGTCGCGGTGCTGGCGATCCTCATGACCGCCATCGCCGCCGCAGCGCTCGTGCTGCGCCATGTCACGATGCGCCGCCTTTCCGCGCCGCTGCCGGCCGGCAAGCCGTTCGAGGCGACGCGCCGCGCGCCGGTGATCGAGGTGCTGATCTGGGCGCTCGTGCTGCTGATCGCGATCGCCCCGTTGCTGGCGCTGACGATGACGGCGCTGCTTCCGGCCATCGGCGTGCGCTTCGGCCTCGACACGGTGAGCCTCGCCCAGTTCGCCCGCGTGCTCGGCAACGACGCAGTTCGCCGGGCCTTCGTCAATTCGCTTTTCCTGGCGGGTCTCTGCGCACTGATCTCGATGGTCGTCTCGGTACCCCTCGCCTATCTCGTCGTCCGGCGTCCGAACTGGCTCGTCAGGGCGATCGACGTGCTGGTGGAGGCGCCGTGGGTGGTGCCCGGTACCGTCGTGGCGCTCGCAATGATCCTCGCCTTCCTCAAACCGCTGCCGCTGATCGGCGTATCGCTCTACGGCACCATGGCGATCCTGGTCGTCGCCTATCTCGCGCGGTTCCTGCCCTTGGTGTTGCGGCCGGTCACAGCGGCGGCGCAGACCGCGGACCCCGCGCTTGACGAGGCCGGCCGCATCGTCGGAGCGGGCCTGTGGAGGCGGTTGGCGTGGATTTTCCTCCCCCATGTCCTTCCTGCCGCCATCGCCGGCGCGATCCTCGTGCTCATGACGGCGCTGAACGAGCTGACGCTGTCGGCGCTGTTGTGGTCGTCGGGCAACGAGACCATCGGCGTCATGGTGTTCGCGCTGCAGTATGAGGGCAATTCAACGGCCGCCGCCGCGGTGGCGATGCTTTCCGCCGTGATGGTCTTCGCCATTTGCGGGCTGGCGAGCGCGTGCGCGCGCTGGCTCCCCGACAATGTGCTGCCGTGGCGGCGATGAATCGAGGCGATGCCCGCACCGGTACGCGGGACGGCCATTGACGCTGCCGGCGGCAGGGCCTTCGGCGAACCCGACGCTGCAGTGAAAAAGCCGATCACGAGCGGCGGGCAGGCCGTCAATGGGCGGTAGCCAGATCCGCCTCCTCGTTAATCGGCGCCAGTCTCATCACCAATGCGCGATCTTGTGCAAAATCCGCCGAGGCCCTAATCGTCGCCGGATGACGAAGCGACGGCAGGTCAGCGTCGGGTTCATATCAATTTTAATTTCGACATAAATCATCCTGTAAAATCAAAATAGAACTATTCAACACAATTCATTCGCAGCTTCTGCGTCCAACAAAGATAATTACAAAATCCTCAACATTTTCGATTCGTCTCATCTGGCGCGAAGATTTTTACATATTGACGAGACGTCACACTAATAGCTACCTTGCATCGCAACATACTGAGAATTTACCTTCTGCGTAAGCAACTCTAAGCGTGTGTGCTATACATTGAAAATACCGTTGATTAATCCCGATCTGCCACGCATCGATCAGGTCAAAGACTCCTTCGACGAAATTTTGAGAAACGGGAAGATCACAAATTTCGGAAAATTTGTGAGGGATTTCGAAGCAAAGACGCATGAATACCTGGGCGTTGAAACGGTCTCCCTCTCATCTGGTACGGTCAGCCTCATTTTCGGGCTGCAGGCGCTGGGACTTCAGCCCGGAGAGAAAGTGATTATTCCGAGCTTCTCATTCGTCGCGACGGCCCAGGCGGTACTTTATGCCGGCGGCATTCCGATATTTGCCGAAGTCGAAGATGATCTGAATGTTTCCATAGATGACGTCGAACGTCTGCTTTCCGAGCATGACGATGTCGGAGCCGTTATCGCCGTTCATATGTATGGGCTTCCGGCGAAGGCGTCGGATCTCGAAAGAATAGTCTCCGCCGCGTCGGAACGTAGAAACAAGAAAATTTCCCTGATCTTTGACGCTGCGCACGCATTTGGCTCCGCGCAGGATGGCCGCAGGGTTGGCTCGTTCGGCGATATGGAGGTCTTTTCACTCTCCGCGACCAAGGTATTGGTAGCCGTTGAGGGCGGATTGGTTGCGACAAAGCATCCGGCGACCGCAAATCGGATTCGCAACATGCGAAATTATGGAATTTCATCGAACTATAACGCTCACTTTTCCGGAGTTAATGGGAAAATGAGTGAATTCCACGCCATTATTGGACTACACAATATTCAACACATTGACGAATTACTCGAGATTCGCCAGGTAAAAGCACGTAACTTCCGGAAAATTATAGCCGAAAATACGCAATTCGGGTTGATCGAATGGCCGGAAGACACCATTCACACCATCAAGGATTTCACGGTCCTTGTTCCCGAGGAAAGCGACCCCGGCTATCGCGATCGCCTCACGCGCTATCTCGGCGACAACGGGATCGAGACACGGTCTTACTTCTACCCGCCGATTCATGAGCAGGAATATTTCAAGACCTTCTCAACGCGAAAACTTCCCCAAACTGAATCCTTATCGCGAAGAGTTTTGACCCTTCCTTTCTATACGAGCATTACCGACGAGCAAATGGGCTACGTAACTGAACACTTATGCCATTTTGAGCGTGAATTGTCATGAATATACTCGTAACAGGCGGGGCAGGATATCTCGGCTCTGTCCTTGTTCCCAATTTATTGATGCGCGGTCACAACGTTCGCGTCATTGACATCGGGTACTTCGGCCTCAGCCATTTGCGTGGATTAACGTCGCAAATGGAGTTGATTGGCAGTGATCTCACACGCATAAACTCCGATAAGAAGTTTCTTGAGGATCTCCTTGATAAGCAAGACTGCATCATCCATCTTGCTGCCCTGTCCAATGACCCTTCGGCAGAGGCATATCCGAGCCTGACCTATGCTTTGAATTTTTATACGACATCGATTCTTGCCAAAGCCGCGAGGGATCGAGGTATCCGCTTCGTATTTGCCTCTTCCTGCTCGGTTTATGGCGAAAATGACGGCGAACTCATTGAAACGTCGTCTGTAAACCCACGGACGATATACGCGCAGTCGAAGTACGATGCGGAGAATGAATTGCTCCGCCTGGCGTCCGCATCATGGCGGCCGGTGATCCTGAGATGCGGCACCCTGTTCGGCTTCTCCCGGCGCATGCGCTTCGACCTCGTCGTCAATGTTTTCAGCCTCTACAGCACGCTTCATAACCGGATCAGGGTTTTTGGCGACGGGCTTCAATGGCGCCCGTTTCTCAGCGTCCAGGACTGCGCGCGCGCCTTCATGCTCACTGCGGAGACGAAAAATCTCTCCTTCATGATCTATAATGTCGCGAACGAGAATCTGCGGATTTCCGAGGTCGCGAATACATTCAAGCGCATCAACCCATCCTTGCAGGTTACCTACGTTCCGACCCAGGACCCGGATCAGCGCGACTACAGGGTTTCGGCGAAACGCATCGCCGATGAAGGGTTTTACCCCCACCTCAAGGTCGAGGCCGGCGCCAAGCGCGTTGCCAGCGCCATAACGCAAGGATTGATCAACGATCCGGAATCAAGCCGCCATAACAATCTGAAATGGCTAAGAGAACTGAATACGAAAGCCGAAGCTCTCTGAATGCCCGGCGGCGCTACGGGTAGAAGCCTGACATGAGTAGGCGCCGTCCCTCGGTAATCCACGCGACGTAATACAATCGGCGCTCCCGCTACGGTGGGAT harbors:
- a CDS encoding iron ABC transporter permease, which gives rise to MAAEAPGVPITPANRLWTGERLLVALVLAYVLFTTFWPLARLFSAGLQSGEDGAFLGVMRETLANRATGRALWNSLITSGLSALISAVLGVALALALSLLRLRTQAVLVFLILTPLIVPSQTMALAWIELFGSGSPVLGPLGLAPAPGTANPLYSAGGIALVMGVEHMPLVFIATRAALRSVPADLVEAARILGIPNRRIGTGIILPIALPSVLAGSLLAFTAAIGNFGVPALLGIPGRVSVLTTLIYQRLNGFGASAAGQVAVLAILMTAIAAAALVLRHVTMRRLSAPLPAGKPFEATRRAPVIEVLIWALVLLIAIAPLLALTMTALLPAIGVRFGLDTVSLAQFARVLGNDAVRRAFVNSLFLAGLCALISMVVSVPLAYLVVRRPNWLVRAIDVLVEAPWVVPGTVVALAMILAFLKPLPLIGVSLYGTMAILVVAYLARFLPLVLRPVTAAAQTADPALDEAGRIVGAGLWRRLAWIFLPHVLPAAIAGAILVLMTALNELTLSALLWSSGNETIGVMVFALQYEGNSTAAAAVAMLSAVMVFAICGLASACARWLPDNVLPWRR
- a CDS encoding DegT/DnrJ/EryC1/StrS family aminotransferase, which gives rise to MINPDLPRIDQVKDSFDEILRNGKITNFGKFVRDFEAKTHEYLGVETVSLSSGTVSLIFGLQALGLQPGEKVIIPSFSFVATAQAVLYAGGIPIFAEVEDDLNVSIDDVERLLSEHDDVGAVIAVHMYGLPAKASDLERIVSAASERRNKKISLIFDAAHAFGSAQDGRRVGSFGDMEVFSLSATKVLVAVEGGLVATKHPATANRIRNMRNYGISSNYNAHFSGVNGKMSEFHAIIGLHNIQHIDELLEIRQVKARNFRKIIAENTQFGLIEWPEDTIHTIKDFTVLVPEESDPGYRDRLTRYLGDNGIETRSYFYPPIHEQEYFKTFSTRKLPQTESLSRRVLTLPFYTSITDEQMGYVTEHLCHFERELS
- a CDS encoding ABC transporter substrate-binding protein; this encodes MLFRRAILSAAFLAGAILAANAETITVYTSQPQDQMAAVIAAFNKDYPDIKVELFRSGTTEVMAKLQAEQVAGKSPADVVLIADTVAMTQLKNDGRLYALNDLPTEGIAPEVIDKDKTYFGTKLITTGIVYNTNLVKTPPRSWNDLLVPDVAKRLIMPSPLYSGAAVIHLGTMLQQPEFGWTYFKTLADNGAVAGQGNGTVIEAVARGEKAYGIIIEYMALNAKAKGSPVDFVFPKEGVSTITQPVAILKGTDALEAAKTFVKWQLSRTAQEQAASQGYFPVLEGVAPPAGYPKPSTLKVLPADSNAMLRDDKKNKETFADLYGG
- a CDS encoding ABC transporter ATP-binding protein, whose translation is MPRLTARNLTKTFNGLPAVDQVSFAIPDGAFLALLGPSGCGKTTLLRIIAGLEQPDHGELFFDDMAVVGPGGMLPPEARKLGMVFQSYALWPNMTVRGNIEFGLRAQKHPPEERRRRIAEVLEVVGLNGFELRRPHELSGGQRQRVALARSLAMRPRLILLDEPLANLDAHLREAMLAEFRRIHSVTGATFIFVTHDQEEAMAVATHLAVMNRGGLEQVGTPEELYLRPATEMVARFIGKGRTLPVEVLASEAELCTIGLAGAELKVPGQAPVGPGWLCLHAPDLRAVAEDGHLRCQVVNQIFQNGCYASQLMPLGIDTDTISLPLPGRLPQGADVEITISGGWVIPRQASASLVGGYEFA
- a CDS encoding SDR family oxidoreductase — encoded protein: MNILVTGGAGYLGSVLVPNLLMRGHNVRVIDIGYFGLSHLRGLTSQMELIGSDLTRINSDKKFLEDLLDKQDCIIHLAALSNDPSAEAYPSLTYALNFYTTSILAKAARDRGIRFVFASSCSVYGENDGELIETSSVNPRTIYAQSKYDAENELLRLASASWRPVILRCGTLFGFSRRMRFDLVVNVFSLYSTLHNRIRVFGDGLQWRPFLSVQDCARAFMLTAETKNLSFMIYNVANENLRISEVANTFKRINPSLQVTYVPTQDPDQRDYRVSAKRIADEGFYPHLKVEAGAKRVASAITQGLINDPESSRHNNLKWLRELNTKAEAL
- the ccoS gene encoding cbb3-type cytochrome oxidase assembly protein CcoS; amino-acid sequence: MNVILYLLPMALGLGLTGLVAFLWSLRTGQYDDMEGAAVRVLEDDDVRR